The Thermoplasma acidophilum DSM 1728 genome includes a window with the following:
- the pyk gene encoding pyruvate kinase, with protein MKTKIVATIGPASSSPEIMKQMIDNGLSLVRINSAHADIKDVSKITQMVRSINRDVGIMIDLKGPELRTGEFAGGTLKISSGKDYVMGKDIVLNNMNVLSAVQVGDRILMSDGEVSFEVESTDPFTIRALNDGVLRDRSRVNIPGRFIELGTITDRDRAFIREGIADGVDFFALSFVQKSENVDSLRDFVIDSGGDQYIISKIETKSGLDNIEEIVKSSDGIMVARGDLGVELPLKEVVLAQKHIIKTAHEDGDFTIVATQVLESMVNNSSPTRAEISDITNAIIDNADALMLSEESAIGKYPVQAVRTLKEVSDYVEDKVSFDSSYYFKGNTIAYSVARAAKILSDDIKSDGIVALTHTGSTVRMISSLRPKAMVYAATVSESLARKLNIYFGVLPLHMEGNAEDLSFSEIMEYIVRSGRFADGSKLVMTSGDPYFTFGGTNDVKVAVVGKFIGRGYSFGDSLSGTATYGTKGDILMSEDGRIPGTDFRAFIFTSDIKPSLMSSLKGKTVVTKARLVRQIKEGERIYIDGNTGIILMASPDQK; from the coding sequence ATGAAGACCAAGATAGTTGCGACAATAGGCCCGGCTAGCAGTTCGCCCGAGATAATGAAACAGATGATAGACAACGGTCTTTCGCTGGTAAGAATAAATTCTGCACATGCAGATATAAAGGATGTATCGAAGATAACGCAGATGGTTCGTTCTATCAACAGGGACGTTGGTATAATGATAGACCTGAAGGGCCCAGAGCTCAGAACGGGCGAATTCGCGGGTGGTACATTGAAAATATCATCCGGTAAGGACTACGTCATGGGCAAAGACATAGTCCTGAACAACATGAACGTGCTTTCGGCTGTTCAGGTTGGCGACAGGATACTGATGAGCGATGGTGAAGTATCATTCGAGGTTGAATCAACAGATCCGTTCACAATCCGGGCTCTAAACGATGGCGTTCTAAGGGACAGGAGCCGTGTGAATATCCCCGGCCGTTTCATAGAGCTCGGAACCATAACGGACAGGGATCGTGCCTTCATAAGGGAGGGCATAGCGGATGGCGTGGACTTCTTCGCCCTTTCATTTGTGCAGAAATCTGAGAACGTTGACAGCCTGCGCGACTTCGTTATAGACAGCGGTGGCGATCAGTACATAATATCGAAGATAGAGACGAAGAGCGGCCTGGATAACATAGAGGAGATAGTGAAGTCATCCGATGGCATCATGGTGGCGCGTGGCGATCTCGGTGTGGAACTTCCCTTGAAAGAGGTCGTGCTGGCTCAGAAGCACATAATAAAGACAGCGCATGAGGATGGCGATTTCACTATCGTAGCGACCCAGGTGCTGGAATCCATGGTAAACAACAGTTCACCCACAAGGGCAGAGATTTCAGACATTACAAATGCGATCATAGACAATGCAGATGCCTTAATGCTCTCCGAGGAGAGTGCGATAGGAAAGTATCCGGTTCAGGCCGTCCGTACGCTCAAGGAGGTTTCGGATTACGTGGAGGACAAGGTGTCGTTCGATTCTTCATATTACTTTAAGGGAAACACCATAGCATACTCAGTAGCAAGGGCAGCGAAGATACTCTCTGATGATATCAAGAGCGATGGGATAGTGGCACTTACGCATACTGGATCAACCGTTAGGATGATATCGTCGCTGAGGCCAAAGGCCATGGTCTACGCTGCCACTGTAAGCGAGAGTCTTGCCAGAAAGCTGAACATATACTTCGGCGTATTGCCATTGCATATGGAGGGCAACGCAGAAGATCTTAGTTTTTCAGAGATTATGGAATACATAGTGCGTTCTGGTAGGTTCGCTGATGGAAGTAAGCTCGTGATGACCAGCGGCGATCCGTACTTCACGTTTGGAGGGACGAACGACGTCAAGGTGGCCGTTGTAGGCAAATTCATAGGAAGAGGCTATTCATTTGGAGATAGCTTATCCGGTACGGCAACTTACGGTACGAAGGGAGACATACTCATGTCTGAGGATGGAAGAATTCCTGGAACTGATTTCAGGGCATTCATATTCACATCTGATATCAAGCCATCTCTTATGTCTTCTTTAAAGGGAAAAACGGTTGTAACCAAGGCAAGATTGGTTCGTCAGATAAAGGAAGGCGAGCGCATATACATCGATGGAAATACGGGAATAATACTCATGGCTTCGCCGGATCAAAAATAA
- the gdh gene encoding glucose/galactose 1-dehydrogenase, with product MTEQKAIVTDAPKGGVKYTTIDMPEPEHYDAKLSPVYIGICGTDRGEVAGALSFTYNPEGENFLVLGHEALLRVDDARDNGYIKKGDLVVPLVRRPGKCINCRIGRQDNCSIGDPDKHEAGITGLHGFMRDVIYDDIEYLVKVEDPELGRIAVLTEPLKNVMKAFEVFDVVSKRSIFFGDDSTLIGKRMVIIGSGSEAFLYSFAGVDRGFDVTMVNRHDETENKLKIMDEFGVKFANYLKDMPEKIDLLVDTSGDPTTTFKFLRKVNNNGVVILFGTNGKAPGYPVDGEDIDYIVERNITIAGSVDAAKIHYVQALQSLSNWNRRHPDAMKSIITYEAKPSETNIFFQKPHGEIKTVIKWQ from the coding sequence ATGACTGAACAGAAAGCCATTGTGACAGATGCGCCCAAAGGTGGCGTGAAATACACAACAATAGACATGCCTGAACCGGAACATTACGACGCCAAGCTTTCACCTGTATACATAGGAATATGCGGAACGGATCGTGGAGAGGTGGCTGGTGCCCTGTCATTCACGTACAATCCAGAGGGGGAGAATTTTCTTGTTCTCGGGCACGAGGCGCTTCTGCGTGTTGACGATGCCCGTGATAATGGCTACATAAAGAAGGGCGATCTTGTAGTACCCCTCGTGAGAAGGCCTGGAAAATGCATCAACTGCAGAATAGGCAGGCAGGATAACTGTTCCATAGGTGATCCGGACAAACATGAGGCTGGAATAACTGGGCTTCATGGTTTCATGCGCGATGTCATATACGACGATATAGAGTATCTCGTTAAGGTTGAAGATCCAGAACTGGGAAGGATCGCAGTGCTTACGGAGCCTCTGAAAAATGTCATGAAGGCTTTTGAGGTCTTCGACGTTGTGTCAAAAAGATCCATATTCTTCGGGGACGATTCCACGCTCATAGGTAAGAGGATGGTCATAATAGGCAGCGGGAGCGAGGCTTTCCTCTACTCGTTTGCAGGCGTAGATCGCGGTTTCGACGTCACAATGGTGAACAGGCACGATGAGACGGAAAACAAGCTGAAGATCATGGACGAGTTCGGCGTCAAGTTCGCAAACTACCTTAAGGACATGCCGGAAAAGATAGATCTCCTGGTTGACACCAGTGGTGATCCAACGACGACATTCAAGTTCCTCAGGAAGGTAAACAACAACGGCGTCGTCATATTGTTCGGCACGAACGGCAAGGCGCCCGGCTATCCAGTGGATGGCGAGGACATAGATTACATCGTGGAGAGGAACATAACAATAGCCGGATCGGTTGATGCCGCGAAGATACACTACGTGCAGGCCCTTCAGTCCCTCAGCAACTGGAACAGAAGACACCCAGATGCCATGAAGAGCATCATAACATACGAGGCGAAGCCGTCCGAAACCAACATATTCTTCCAGAAACCACACGGAGAGATAAAGACGGTGATAAAGTGGCAGTGA
- the folD gene encoding bifunctional methylenetetrahydrofolate dehydrogenase/methenyltetrahydrofolate cyclohydrolase FolD, translating into MAVKILRGEEIAEKKAENLHGIIERSGLEPSLKLIQIGDNEAASIYARAKIRRGKKIGIAVDLEKYDDISMKDLLKRIDDLAKDPQINGIMIENPLPKGFDYYEIVRNIPYYKDVDALSPYNQGLIALNREFLVPATPRAVIDIMDYYGYHENTVTIVNRSPVVGRPLSMMLLNRNYTVSVCHSKTKDIGSMTRSSKIVVVAVGRPGFLNREMVTPGSVVIDVGINYVNDKVVGDANFEDLSEYVEAITPVPGGVGPITATNILENVVKAAEFQKNNL; encoded by the coding sequence GTGGCAGTGAAGATCCTCAGGGGAGAGGAGATCGCCGAAAAGAAAGCCGAAAACCTGCATGGGATAATTGAAAGATCCGGGCTCGAACCATCGCTGAAACTTATACAGATTGGAGATAATGAGGCTGCCTCAATATATGCCAGGGCAAAGATCAGAAGGGGAAAGAAGATCGGTATAGCCGTGGACCTGGAAAAGTATGATGACATTTCGATGAAAGACCTTCTGAAGAGGATAGACGATCTAGCGAAGGATCCACAGATAAATGGAATCATGATAGAAAATCCGCTGCCAAAGGGCTTTGATTATTATGAGATAGTCAGGAATATTCCCTACTATAAGGACGTGGATGCGCTCTCCCCATACAACCAGGGACTCATAGCCCTTAACCGTGAATTCCTCGTGCCTGCAACACCCCGTGCCGTGATAGATATCATGGATTACTATGGATATCATGAAAATACGGTGACCATAGTGAATAGATCTCCCGTTGTTGGCCGGCCACTGTCGATGATGCTTCTCAACAGGAATTACACAGTATCGGTATGCCACAGCAAAACAAAGGATATAGGCTCGATGACAAGATCTTCGAAGATCGTGGTTGTGGCCGTGGGAAGGCCTGGATTTCTCAATAGGGAAATGGTTACACCAGGGTCCGTTGTCATAGATGTCGGCATAAACTACGTAAACGACAAGGTGGTTGGGGATGCAAATTTTGAGGATCTTTCAGAATATGTAGAGGCCATAACCCCTGTGCCGGGAGGGGTTGGCCCGATAACGGCAACAAACATACTCGAAAACGTTGTGAAGGCGGCAGAATTCCAAAAAAACAACCTGTAA
- a CDS encoding NAD+ synthase, producing the protein MQEIERISEFLRKVLQGKNAVIGISGGIDSSVTLALLTRSIPKERIIPVFMPDRNTQQADYDDVQKLTQKLGLTYREVRIDPMVDSFVSTLAATDRAAIGNIKSRTRMIILYYFANTNGGMVVGTTNRTELLLGYFTKYGDGGCDVEPIEHLYKRDVYELAKILDIPESIMKKKPTAGLWAGQTDEDEIGMSYAQMDEILSDVFDKGTYNDKPEYKKIMEMHSLSDHKRNLPYSLKK; encoded by the coding sequence ATGCAAGAAATTGAAAGAATTTCGGAATTCCTCAGAAAGGTTCTTCAGGGGAAAAATGCCGTCATCGGCATCAGCGGCGGAATTGACAGTTCCGTCACACTTGCGCTTTTAACAAGATCAATACCGAAGGAGAGAATAATCCCGGTTTTCATGCCGGATCGGAACACACAGCAGGCAGACTATGACGATGTGCAGAAGCTCACACAGAAACTTGGGCTTACGTACAGAGAAGTGCGGATAGATCCCATGGTCGATTCATTCGTTAGCACATTGGCTGCTACCGATCGTGCCGCAATAGGAAACATAAAATCCAGAACAAGAATGATCATACTCTACTATTTTGCAAACACCAACGGCGGCATGGTCGTTGGGACAACAAACAGAACGGAGCTGCTTCTTGGCTACTTCACCAAATACGGTGACGGAGGATGCGATGTCGAACCAATTGAGCATCTCTACAAGCGGGACGTCTACGAACTCGCGAAGATACTCGATATTCCTGAATCCATAATGAAGAAGAAGCCCACCGCTGGACTGTGGGCAGGGCAGACGGATGAAGACGAGATAGGCATGTCATATGCGCAAATGGATGAAATACTGAGCGATGTATTCGATAAGGGAACATACAATGATAAGCCGGAGTATAAGAAAATAATGGAAATGCACAGCCTTTCCGATCATAAAAGGAACCTTCCTTACTCACTGAAAAAATGA
- a CDS encoding cation:proton antiporter — MTAIFPFGYYLDVSLILVLGAIALPISRKMSVVEIPILVFLGIIIGPMLHLISPNFSVYLFSSFAGVGIGMMGLVIILYSESHNMNLKVLRSEFYRIASLDTLGVIITAVVAGLVFTVLTGAPIIVGFLFGAIVSPTDPVTLIPLFRRVKVSEDISEILVGESLFNDPVGIILVSVGIALLAPQSSYVSLFSAMNRVITFYPSIVAYFLIQVAVPSIVGIAIGFSVIYLDKKIKFENYLTAMLLGLVIFEFTVFESLSITPFPAIIATGAIVGNFSDKNIFWSREQNFQESLSFLSAAIIFILIGSSFTLSEIVSYILLGIALTILIVFLVRPLAVFPSLMIADARKPKMKSYYKIAAFISLVGPRGVVPVVLSTLPYVVGEEYNIPVLVTWGPLISVSALFVVLFSIVLQTLYTPIIRNIFLPDSGNGSEK; from the coding sequence ATGACGGCCATCTTTCCATTTGGATATTATCTGGACGTGAGCCTCATTCTCGTTCTCGGGGCCATAGCTCTGCCCATATCCAGGAAGATGTCCGTCGTTGAGATACCGATACTGGTCTTTCTAGGCATAATAATAGGGCCGATGCTTCACCTGATTAGCCCTAATTTTTCCGTCTACCTCTTCTCCTCATTCGCCGGCGTAGGCATAGGAATGATGGGGCTTGTGATCATACTGTACAGCGAAAGCCACAACATGAATCTTAAGGTGCTCAGAAGCGAGTTCTACCGCATAGCCTCGCTGGACACTTTGGGCGTTATAATAACTGCAGTCGTTGCTGGGCTTGTCTTCACCGTACTGACTGGAGCCCCAATAATAGTGGGCTTCCTCTTCGGTGCCATAGTGTCGCCAACCGATCCGGTCACTCTGATACCACTGTTCAGGCGCGTAAAGGTGAGCGAGGACATATCGGAGATACTTGTAGGCGAAAGCCTCTTCAACGACCCGGTTGGCATAATACTAGTATCGGTAGGCATTGCGCTTCTGGCCCCGCAATCCTCTTATGTTTCACTGTTTTCGGCCATGAATAGAGTGATAACATTCTATCCGTCGATCGTCGCGTACTTTCTGATTCAAGTGGCTGTTCCATCCATAGTTGGAATAGCAATAGGGTTCAGCGTCATATACTTGGACAAGAAGATAAAGTTCGAAAATTACTTGACGGCCATGCTCCTCGGCCTGGTAATATTTGAATTCACAGTGTTCGAAAGCCTGTCGATAACGCCTTTTCCGGCCATAATAGCGACCGGCGCAATTGTCGGCAATTTTTCGGACAAGAACATATTCTGGTCAAGGGAACAGAATTTTCAGGAAAGCCTTTCATTCCTCAGCGCGGCAATCATCTTCATACTCATAGGATCTTCTTTCACACTTTCAGAAATAGTTTCCTACATTCTCCTCGGGATTGCGCTGACCATCCTGATCGTTTTTCTGGTCAGGCCGCTTGCCGTATTCCCAAGCCTCATGATAGCCGATGCCAGGAAACCGAAGATGAAGTCGTATTACAAGATTGCGGCATTCATATCCCTAGTCGGCCCCAGAGGGGTTGTGCCAGTCGTTCTCTCAACCCTTCCATACGTGGTCGGCGAGGAATACAACATCCCTGTTCTTGTCACATGGGGCCCGCTTATAAGCGTATCTGCGCTCTTCGTGGTACTGTTCTCAATAGTTCTACAGACGCTTTACACACCCATAATAAGAAACATTTTCCTGCCTGATTCAGGAAATGGCTCCGAGAAATAG
- a CDS encoding type II/IV secretion system ATPase subunit: MQAQYRTQEGVHYDIESSGYMRVTEPEMDQNLRDAIRMVINELTSSSGEVSQWTLREITARYRNLYRIKDPFVLDYYINRYMSGLRSVYPLYINDAIERIMSNGYDRPVIVQYNGKYYETNITLKREDLDSIAIRVSQMMGKKISSGSPIAYGNLQNFRSIVTFGDDVTPFGSSLYLERRHVVADPEAMSSMKDPMVSAYLIMALENMRSIMIIGPDSPMKIAIIYHLIRMIGSEKKIAYIGENGRFDFPRNIVYMMPRERTVFSSEISRTDLINTALRQRPDFIVVNGLTARELPAAVQAITTGHPTLSSMDIDSIENFSSLFSDPSTGLSKDMISLFDVVIEIADNGEYVKAIYEYDRLEGQEVLYNVPFSADRKRKLVFSGYSGIFRRMSKVIGEDSFRQALENRMKELDGGA; this comes from the coding sequence GTGCAGGCCCAGTATCGCACTCAGGAAGGTGTACATTATGATATAGAATCCAGCGGCTACATGCGCGTGACCGAGCCGGAGATGGATCAGAACCTGAGAGATGCGATCAGGATGGTTATAAATGAGCTTACATCGTCCTCTGGAGAGGTTTCGCAGTGGACTCTCCGTGAGATAACGGCCCGATACAGGAATCTCTACAGGATAAAGGATCCATTTGTTCTTGATTACTATATAAATAGGTATATGTCTGGCCTGAGGAGTGTTTATCCACTTTATATAAACGATGCCATTGAAAGAATAATGTCGAATGGCTATGACAGACCAGTGATCGTGCAGTACAACGGGAAGTATTACGAAACCAATATAACGCTCAAGCGTGAGGATCTTGATTCAATAGCCATAAGGGTGTCGCAGATGATGGGGAAAAAGATATCGAGCGGCAGCCCCATAGCTTATGGTAACCTTCAGAACTTCAGATCGATTGTGACCTTCGGCGATGACGTAACGCCCTTCGGTTCCTCCTTGTACCTTGAGCGGAGGCATGTTGTTGCCGATCCAGAGGCCATGTCAAGCATGAAGGATCCGATGGTCTCTGCATACCTGATCATGGCTCTGGAAAATATGAGATCGATCATGATCATAGGCCCGGATAGCCCTATGAAAATAGCGATAATATACCATCTCATACGCATGATTGGATCTGAAAAAAAGATAGCGTACATCGGTGAAAACGGCAGGTTCGACTTTCCAAGAAACATAGTTTACATGATGCCCAGAGAAAGGACAGTTTTCAGCAGCGAGATCAGCCGCACAGATCTCATAAACACTGCACTGAGGCAGAGGCCGGATTTCATCGTCGTCAACGGGCTGACAGCCAGAGAGTTGCCCGCTGCGGTGCAGGCAATAACCACTGGCCATCCTACATTATCTTCCATGGATATCGATAGCATAGAGAATTTCTCATCCCTGTTCTCGGATCCATCCACAGGGCTTTCGAAGGACATGATCAGCCTTTTCGACGTGGTTATTGAAATAGCGGATAACGGGGAATACGTTAAGGCGATATACGAGTATGACAGGCTTGAGGGGCAAGAGGTGCTGTACAATGTACCCTTCTCCGCTGACAGGAAAAGGAAGCTCGTTTTCAGTGGATATAGCGGCATATTCCGAAGAATGTCGAAGGTCATAGGAGAGGATAGCTTCAGGCAGGCACTGGAGAACAGGATGAAGGAACTTGATGGGGGTGCCTGA
- a CDS encoding type II secretion system F family protein: MIKSANIKTAVDSSVSRIIPRSTVKKYEDLMVRARMNAGALTYLISAYEYAISGAVIVILAGVLSYVFAHSIWIIILSISFLIYAVALYYLFTLPEIRVKSIKSNIEHVMPDALAVAYGLSLSGVPADTMISELAGIKELGEFAKESQRVNSFMYAMGYDFLSALERSEKVSASPDFSRFVAGIRLSIILNSDLTAFLRDRLDYYVRVQENKSKLSLDSLGLAAESYVAVAIAFPILLYLTGSIISIKNSSVLFFVLSMMVLVVSAAVMGYFTERIRREV; this comes from the coding sequence ATGATCAAATCGGCCAATATCAAGACGGCTGTAGATAGCAGCGTATCCAGGATAATACCGAGATCCACCGTGAAGAAATATGAGGATCTCATGGTCAGGGCCAGAATGAATGCTGGAGCCCTGACCTATCTCATATCAGCTTACGAATACGCAATCTCCGGCGCGGTGATCGTCATCCTGGCCGGTGTGCTTTCATACGTATTTGCGCATTCAATATGGATAATAATTTTGTCCATATCGTTTCTAATATATGCCGTTGCCCTGTACTACCTCTTCACGCTGCCCGAGATAAGGGTGAAATCCATCAAATCAAATATAGAACATGTGATGCCAGATGCACTTGCCGTTGCCTATGGCCTGTCGCTTTCAGGCGTGCCTGCAGACACCATGATCAGCGAGCTGGCCGGCATAAAGGAGCTTGGCGAATTCGCGAAGGAATCCCAGAGAGTGAATTCCTTTATGTACGCAATGGGCTATGATTTCCTCAGCGCTCTTGAACGCAGCGAGAAGGTCAGCGCTTCTCCGGATTTCTCTAGATTCGTGGCCGGCATAAGATTATCGATAATACTGAACTCAGATCTGACGGCTTTTCTCAGAGACAGACTTGATTACTACGTGAGAGTTCAGGAAAATAAGTCGAAGTTGTCGCTGGATTCCCTGGGCCTGGCAGCAGAAAGCTATGTTGCGGTGGCCATTGCGTTTCCCATATTGCTCTATCTCACCGGATCCATAATATCCATAAAGAACAGCTCCGTTCTGTTCTTCGTTCTTTCTATGATGGTTCTTGTGGTATCGGCTGCGGTTATGGGCTACTTTACAGAAAGGATAAGGAGGGAAGTATGA
- a CDS encoding type II secretion system F family protein, producing the protein MNRGIYSALIAMVGLIIGGVFKNFVLIGIFLVSAVLVFIGSGYTEKAKTAEIKNLQVPSLVRDLSGYSSYGLSLYSVLRMIKNEDLGPIKEEVDKAMAMMKNGNTIEEVSQYLQKNSSPDLALVSAVLKNADNTGRAGETLQFLSTYMNERSTNHKNVTQTSENYVGLVIGSFLIFVLVMVVVDFYFLKSNGHAMVLLSSVIMMVQSYVTGFYLGLVRYDSLISGTFYAGILSLITGFLLVVAGSL; encoded by the coding sequence ATGAACAGAGGCATATATTCAGCGTTGATCGCCATGGTAGGACTCATAATCGGTGGTGTTTTTAAGAACTTCGTCCTTATAGGCATATTCTTAGTTTCCGCGGTTCTGGTATTCATAGGATCTGGATACACGGAGAAGGCGAAGACAGCCGAGATCAAGAACCTGCAGGTACCATCGCTGGTCAGGGATCTGTCAGGTTACTCCAGTTATGGCCTTTCCCTCTATTCGGTGCTTCGCATGATAAAAAACGAAGATCTCGGCCCGATAAAGGAAGAGGTTGACAAGGCCATGGCCATGATGAAGAACGGCAATACGATAGAGGAGGTTTCTCAGTACCTGCAGAAGAATTCTTCACCGGACCTGGCGCTTGTGTCGGCTGTGCTCAAGAACGCTGACAACACCGGAAGGGCAGGTGAAACACTGCAGTTCCTGTCCACGTACATGAATGAGAGATCGACAAATCACAAGAACGTTACGCAGACATCAGAAAATTACGTGGGCCTTGTAATAGGCTCATTCCTCATATTCGTTCTGGTCATGGTTGTGGTGGATTTCTATTTCCTGAAGTCAAACGGACATGCAATGGTGCTGCTCTCCTCGGTGATCATGATGGTTCAGTCCTATGTGACTGGCTTCTACCTGGGCCTGGTCAGATACGACAGCCTGATATCCGGAACGTTCTATGCAGGCATTCTGAGTCTCATTACAGGTTTTCTCCTTGTGGTGGCGGGTTCGCTATGA
- a CDS encoding type II/IV secretion system ATPase subunit — protein sequence MNIYEVSGKYPDDVAIMGLRYLSSAHEISLDEFAAQNGIDAITKNQIEKFADDYVNRMGKIQPLIDDPDIEDITVLPENYVYIYHRSMGSMRTNIFFTEYEAGRFARHLAQRSGKTLSVYNPIVDISQGNLRINIVHHDVSRPTISIRKLRSNPFNPVNLIGNGTASADVMAYLWEAIQARLNILITGSTASGKTTLLNAIAMFIDPLLNVVLVEDTHELSLPGKNIFYMQPRPGVSGLSIRDLLDVITYRNPDYLIAGEIRGPDIDAFFNYLASGRKGMTTVHSGGPASLMRRLRSPPNSIPDSSLMNVDIIVEMRNDMKRYIGKVSEVRMDDGLLLNNVYEYNDGAYEMSGISYIVKKIADIRGIPEAYIEDRIRKKRDFLANLNSTMGSEEFLLSVSRFSADEGEGQES from the coding sequence ATGAACATCTACGAAGTTAGCGGAAAATACCCCGACGATGTGGCCATAATGGGCCTTCGGTATCTAAGCAGTGCGCACGAGATTTCGCTTGATGAGTTTGCTGCCCAGAACGGCATAGACGCGATCACGAAGAACCAGATCGAAAAATTCGCAGATGATTATGTGAACAGAATGGGCAAGATACAGCCCCTGATAGATGATCCGGACATAGAGGATATAACGGTTCTGCCTGAAAACTACGTATACATCTATCACAGATCCATGGGCAGCATGCGCACTAACATCTTCTTCACGGAGTATGAAGCCGGAAGATTCGCTAGGCATCTGGCACAGAGATCCGGCAAGACACTCTCCGTCTACAACCCCATCGTGGACATTTCGCAGGGAAACCTGAGGATAAACATCGTTCATCATGATGTATCCAGGCCCACGATATCGATAAGGAAGCTCAGGTCGAATCCATTCAACCCTGTGAACCTCATCGGCAATGGAACAGCATCAGCGGATGTCATGGCCTATCTCTGGGAAGCCATACAGGCAAGGCTCAACATACTGATAACGGGATCAACGGCCAGCGGGAAAACAACACTTTTGAACGCGATTGCGATGTTTATTGATCCGCTTCTCAACGTTGTACTGGTGGAGGATACCCATGAACTTTCACTGCCGGGAAAGAACATATTTTACATGCAGCCCAGGCCAGGTGTCAGCGGCCTCTCCATCCGGGATCTTTTGGATGTAATAACCTACAGGAATCCTGATTATCTCATCGCCGGTGAGATAAGGGGACCAGATATAGATGCATTCTTCAACTACCTCGCGTCCGGCAGAAAGGGTATGACCACGGTACATTCAGGTGGTCCGGCCAGCCTGATGAGAAGGCTCAGATCTCCGCCAAACTCCATTCCAGATTCAAGCCTCATGAACGTGGACATCATCGTTGAGATGAGAAACGATATGAAGCGTTATATTGGTAAGGTCTCAGAGGTTCGCATGGATGACGGCCTTCTTCTGAACAACGTCTATGAATACAATGACGGAGCGTACGAGATGTCTGGCATAAGCTATATCGTAAAAAAGATCGCGGATATTAGAGGAATTCCAGAAGCTTACATAGAGGATAGGATAAGAAAGAAACGGGATTTTCTTGCAAATCTGAACTCTACGATGGGATCGGAAGAGTTCCTTCTGTCTGTATCGAGATTCTCTGCAGACGAAGGTGAAGGGCAGGAAAGCTGA